The following are encoded in a window of Haloarcula halophila genomic DNA:
- a CDS encoding DUF5827 family protein — MPADKAEFDEILPFQLHEPDDVLDPEKLYTIPELARLLQGLPADAELSDFNESVFIDWAIPWMIYNQDALVFAEPDDEDVVGLYGLADS; from the coding sequence ATGCCAGCCGACAAAGCCGAGTTCGACGAGATTCTCCCCTTCCAGTTACACGAACCCGACGACGTACTCGACCCGGAGAAGCTCTACACCATCCCGGAACTGGCTCGTCTGCTCCAGGGACTGCCGGCGGACGCCGAGTTGAGTGACTTCAACGAGTCGGTCTTCATCGACTGGGCAATCCCGTGGATGATCTACAACCAGGACGCGCTGGTCTTTGCCGAACCGGACGACGAGGACGTGGTCGGACTCTACGGGCTCGCGGACTCATGA
- a CDS encoding response regulator transcription factor, protein MSDSDPPVVLIVEDEPDVAETYKLWLQEEYEVRMAQNGDEGLEMLNESVDVVLLDRMMPGLSGDEVLEQIREGDLSCRVAMVTAVEPDFDILEMGFDAYLSKPIRSAQLHETVENLLERSEYDSLLQEYYSLVEKQATLEATKSSAELAESDDYVELTDEIAAMKEDLSGALGGIEDDDDFIATLRGLDQGDEN, encoded by the coding sequence ATGTCAGATTCGGACCCCCCTGTGGTACTTATCGTCGAAGACGAACCGGATGTCGCGGAGACTTATAAGCTGTGGCTCCAGGAGGAGTACGAGGTCCGCATGGCACAGAACGGCGACGAAGGGCTCGAAATGCTGAACGAGTCTGTCGACGTGGTCCTGTTAGACCGGATGATGCCGGGGCTCTCCGGTGACGAAGTCCTCGAACAGATCCGCGAGGGTGACCTCAGCTGTCGTGTCGCCATGGTAACGGCCGTCGAACCCGACTTCGATATTCTGGAGATGGGGTTCGACGCGTATCTCTCGAAACCGATCCGAAGCGCACAGCTCCACGAGACGGTCGAAAACCTGCTTGAACGGTCCGAGTACGACTCGCTGCTCCAGGAGTACTACTCGCTGGTCGAGAAACAGGCGACGCTCGAAGCGACGAAATCGAGCGCCGAACTCGCCGAGAGCGACGACTACGTGGAACTGACCGACGAGATCGCAGCGATGAAAGAGGATCTCTCCGGTGCGCTGGGTGGTATCGAAGACGACGACGATTTCATCGCGACACTCCGTGGACTAGACCAGGGTGACGAGAACTAA
- a CDS encoding ATPase, whose protein sequence is MKLLVAGADRVDAGKTTFSVGLIEHTGARGFKPRAGNNYWFDQDDVVYATEQGRLFGKDAKRLAAASPGEVVPEEINPIHRLWHPSPGGGTGILGREDQQFVVDRVGADVDGEFVVNGTVDLPEALTDRLELTAAPRVTSIPDFNDLMQAMHAEALADVNEDIAAEDRAVVESYGDVARPLQGFEPDAVAVVEPGRARFYDGRRYAKACEIATGSPEEGQLEQRVDSVVDLIDAIGAVRLPALDGETQSDPAAVADAYDHAYDALLATAFD, encoded by the coding sequence ATGAAACTCCTCGTCGCCGGCGCGGACCGCGTCGACGCCGGGAAGACGACCTTCTCGGTCGGGCTCATCGAACACACTGGCGCTCGCGGGTTCAAGCCCAGAGCGGGGAACAACTACTGGTTCGACCAGGACGACGTCGTCTACGCGACCGAACAGGGGCGGCTCTTCGGCAAGGACGCGAAGCGACTGGCCGCGGCCTCGCCCGGCGAGGTCGTCCCCGAGGAGATCAACCCCATCCACCGGCTGTGGCATCCCTCGCCGGGCGGTGGGACAGGTATCCTCGGCCGCGAGGACCAGCAGTTCGTCGTCGACAGGGTCGGAGCCGACGTGGACGGCGAGTTCGTCGTCAACGGCACCGTCGACCTCCCGGAAGCGTTGACCGATCGACTGGAGCTGACGGCGGCACCACGGGTCACCTCGATCCCTGATTTCAACGACCTCATGCAGGCGATGCACGCCGAGGCACTGGCCGATGTCAATGAGGACATCGCAGCGGAAGACCGCGCCGTCGTCGAATCCTACGGCGACGTGGCGCGGCCGCTCCAGGGGTTCGAACCCGACGCCGTCGCCGTGGTCGAGCCCGGCCGAGCGCGGTTCTACGACGGCCGTCGGTACGCGAAAGCCTGCGAGATCGCCACCGGCAGCCCGGAGGAGGGCCAGCTCGAACAGCGCGTCGACAGCGTCGTCGACCTGATCGACGCTATCGGCGCGGTGCGGCTCCCCGCACTGGACGGCGAGACGCAGTCGGACCCGGCCGCCGTCGCCGACGCCTACGACCACGCCTACGACGCGTTGCTGGCAACCGCCTTCGACTGA
- a CDS encoding cryptochrome/photolyase family protein yields the protein MRLHWHRRDLRAADNAGLARANADDPVVPVFVFDEDVLDHGAPPRVAFMLDALDSLRQWYRERDSDLVVARGDPREVLPDLAREYGAESVTWGKDYTGLARERDAAVRRALDDAGVERAAVQNAVLHEPGEITTNDGDPYSVFTYFGRKWHDREKADPYDPPTPDALAPVESDPLPSLSDLGFQAPEADIPPAGTEHARDLLTTFLDDDVYRYDDRRDYPADECTSRLSAHLKFGTIGIREVYAETQTARQAVEPGSDREESVEEFLSQLAWREFYTQVLFDRPDVVTANYKEYDHPIEWDHDEDHLQAWKDGETGYPIVDAGMRQLREEAYMHNRVRMIVASFLTKDLLIDWRHGYDWFRRKLVDHDTANDNGGWQWAASTGTDAQPYFRIFNPMTQGERYDPDAEYITRYVPELADAGPEIIHEWHEASLTQRRNAAPEYPDPIVDHSERREEAITMFERARGDA from the coding sequence ATGCGCCTTCACTGGCATCGGCGTGATCTGCGGGCGGCCGACAACGCGGGGCTCGCTCGTGCGAACGCGGACGACCCCGTCGTCCCCGTGTTCGTCTTCGACGAGGACGTGCTGGATCACGGAGCGCCGCCCCGCGTGGCGTTCATGCTCGACGCACTCGACAGCCTGCGACAGTGGTACCGCGAGCGGGACAGCGACCTGGTCGTCGCTCGCGGTGACCCACGCGAGGTCCTGCCCGATCTGGCCCGGGAGTACGGTGCCGAGTCCGTCACCTGGGGGAAAGACTACACTGGCCTCGCGCGCGAGCGGGACGCGGCCGTCCGGCGCGCACTCGACGACGCCGGCGTCGAACGCGCGGCGGTCCAGAACGCCGTCCTCCACGAACCGGGGGAGATCACGACCAACGACGGCGACCCCTACAGCGTGTTCACCTACTTCGGGCGCAAGTGGCACGACCGCGAGAAGGCCGATCCGTACGATCCGCCGACCCCGGACGCGTTGGCGCCCGTCGAGAGCGACCCGCTCCCCTCCCTCTCCGACCTGGGCTTCCAGGCCCCGGAGGCCGACATTCCACCGGCGGGGACCGAACACGCCCGGGACCTACTGACGACGTTTCTCGACGACGACGTCTACCGCTACGACGACCGCCGGGACTACCCCGCCGACGAGTGTACCTCCCGACTCTCCGCACATCTGAAGTTCGGTACTATTGGTATCCGAGAGGTGTACGCGGAGACTCAGACTGCCAGACAAGCGGTCGAACCCGGTAGCGACCGCGAGGAGTCCGTCGAGGAGTTCCTCTCACAACTCGCCTGGCGGGAGTTCTACACACAGGTCCTGTTCGACCGCCCCGACGTGGTGACGGCCAACTACAAGGAGTACGACCACCCCATCGAGTGGGACCACGACGAGGACCACCTCCAGGCCTGGAAGGACGGCGAGACGGGCTACCCCATCGTCGACGCCGGGATGCGTCAACTCCGCGAGGAGGCGTACATGCACAACCGCGTCCGGATGATCGTCGCCTCCTTCCTGACGAAGGACTTGCTCATCGACTGGCGACACGGCTACGACTGGTTCCGGCGGAAACTCGTCGACCACGACACCGCAAACGACAACGGCGGCTGGCAGTGGGCGGCCTCGACGGGGACCGACGCCCAGCCGTACTTCCGGATCTTCAACCCGATGACACAGGGTGAACGGTACGACCCGGACGCCGAGTACATCACACGCTACGTCCCCGAACTCGCGGACGCCGGTCCGGAGATCATCCACGAGTGGCACGAGGCGTCGCTGACCCAGCGGCGCAACGCCGCCCCGGAGTATCCCGATCCGATCGTCGATCACAGCGAACGTCGGGAGGAGGCGATCACGATGTTCGAGCGAGCGAGAGGCGATGCCTGA
- a CDS encoding PQQ-binding-like beta-propeller repeat protein, with amino-acid sequence MRGDGTNRSMGRRAVLATLGVGLTTGCLQLQDPDEGTADPPTERVTAGSTSGNTTRQTDTATSESSPSARRTLEPQAPGNIRWRSEIGTAVAERPVVADRTVYVSTTDDRVLALDTDTGAERWTYETRMDSENLRHAVAGDRLFVAGSFATEAVGRGDGRLSWGTASGAKYKPLVRDGVAYLGSSTGARTLRAFEVAADELLWSFTTDGSVRGRPALVGGTLFVSAGAHDGEEPAPMYALDAETGDLQWERTFDGTLSSSVVPFEGLLYVTGENGTVAAVDPADGSVVWQRTIDGVSGAAGAPDPQFAHGRLYLPDRSLRALDPKTGETLWTYTERNWFNRLAIVDGAVYATRYDGGTIHVFDPATGDERATFETPLQEPTGLTVGPETVVCGDRAGAVVAVWR; translated from the coding sequence ATGCGCGGCGACGGGACCAATCGATCGATGGGGCGGCGGGCCGTGCTGGCGACACTCGGGGTGGGACTGACAACCGGCTGTCTCCAGTTGCAGGACCCCGACGAGGGGACGGCCGACCCCCCGACCGAGCGCGTGACGGCCGGTTCGACTTCCGGCAACACGACCCGACAGACGGACACAGCCACCAGCGAGTCGTCGCCCTCGGCTCGGAGGACCCTCGAACCACAGGCGCCGGGGAACATCCGCTGGCGGTCCGAGATCGGGACCGCCGTCGCCGAACGACCTGTCGTCGCCGACAGAACGGTGTACGTGAGTACGACGGACGATCGAGTCCTGGCACTGGATACCGATACCGGGGCCGAGCGCTGGACGTACGAGACGAGGATGGACTCCGAGAACCTGCGCCACGCTGTCGCGGGCGATCGCCTGTTCGTGGCCGGTTCGTTCGCGACAGAAGCCGTCGGACGTGGAGACGGTCGACTCTCCTGGGGGACCGCAAGCGGCGCAAAGTACAAACCGCTGGTCCGGGACGGCGTCGCGTATCTCGGGTCCTCGACGGGTGCCCGTACACTCCGGGCCTTCGAGGTTGCTGCCGACGAGTTGCTGTGGTCGTTCACGACCGACGGGTCCGTGCGGGGCCGTCCCGCACTCGTGGGCGGGACGCTCTTCGTTTCGGCCGGCGCACACGACGGTGAAGAGCCCGCACCGATGTACGCGCTCGACGCCGAAACCGGCGATCTACAGTGGGAGCGGACGTTCGACGGCACACTCTCCTCTAGTGTCGTCCCGTTCGAGGGGCTCCTCTACGTGACCGGGGAAAACGGGACGGTTGCGGCGGTCGATCCAGCCGACGGGAGTGTCGTCTGGCAGCGGACGATCGATGGCGTCAGCGGCGCGGCGGGCGCGCCGGACCCGCAGTTCGCACACGGGCGGTTGTACCTCCCCGATCGGTCGCTCAGAGCGCTAGACCCGAAGACCGGGGAGACCCTCTGGACGTACACCGAGCGGAATTGGTTCAACCGCCTGGCGATCGTCGACGGGGCGGTGTACGCCACCCGCTACGACGGGGGGACCATCCACGTCTTCGATCCCGCGACCGGCGACGAGCGGGCAACCTTCGAGACACCGCTTCAGGAGCCGACCGGACTTACAGTCGGTCCGGAGACGGTGGTCTGTGGTGACCGGGCGGGTGCGGTCGTCGCGGTCTGGCGGTGA
- a CDS encoding enoyl-CoA hydratase/isomerase family protein — protein sequence MSTDPVLRSIDDGVATVTLNRPDVRNALAEDTAVALADAFGEIEDSDARCVVVEGAGEAFCAGGDIEAMIEGVAGDHPVTERIELIRSAINGAIEAVHDCRLPVVAAIDGAAYGAGAGLALACDVQLASPDAKIGFGFRRVGLAIDSGVSYFLPRLVGPNKAKELVFTGELLDADTARELGIFTRLFEADAFEEGVDNVVADIAAGPTVALTQAKRLLDRGTELSFEQALDREVTAQGIAFTTDDHEEGATAFMEQRDPEFEGR from the coding sequence ATGTCGACCGACCCAGTGCTCCGCTCGATCGACGACGGGGTCGCCACCGTCACGCTGAACCGGCCGGACGTTCGCAACGCACTCGCCGAAGACACGGCAGTCGCGCTGGCGGATGCCTTCGGGGAGATCGAGGACAGCGACGCCCGCTGTGTCGTCGTCGAGGGAGCGGGCGAGGCGTTCTGTGCCGGTGGCGACATCGAAGCGATGATCGAGGGTGTCGCCGGCGACCACCCGGTGACCGAACGGATCGAACTCATTCGTTCGGCGATCAACGGGGCCATCGAGGCCGTCCACGACTGTCGCTTGCCGGTAGTCGCGGCCATCGACGGAGCGGCCTACGGTGCCGGTGCCGGGCTGGCACTGGCCTGTGACGTACAACTGGCCAGTCCCGACGCGAAGATCGGCTTCGGGTTCCGGCGGGTCGGCCTGGCGATTGACTCGGGCGTCTCGTACTTCCTGCCCCGTCTCGTCGGGCCGAACAAGGCCAAAGAGCTGGTGTTCACGGGCGAACTGCTGGACGCCGACACGGCCCGTGAACTCGGCATCTTCACGCGGCTGTTCGAGGCCGACGCGTTCGAGGAGGGCGTCGACAACGTGGTCGCCGACATCGCGGCCGGGCCGACGGTCGCGTTGACACAGGCCAAGCGGCTACTGGATCGAGGGACCGAACTGTCGTTCGAGCAGGCGCTGGACCGCGAGGTCACTGCACAGGGGATCGCTTTCACGACCGACGATCACGAAGAGGGAGCGACCGCGTTCATGGAGCAACGTGACCCCGAGTTCGAGGGTCGCTGA
- a CDS encoding MBL fold metallo-hydrolase, translated as MSQIRNLATGAQAFTSNVFLVVGDRTVLVDVGNEFDVVSAVEDHTDGLDAVVLTHTHYDHVGNLGDVTAAFDVDVWGYDTDQDGVDHAIADGETVTLGDDSYRAMHTPGHKNDHLCLYSEDASVLFAGDLVFANGSFGRTDLEEGDRDLLVESIDRVLDAVDEGLGVMHTGHGPSVTDRAYENIELAVQAARF; from the coding sequence ATGAGTCAGATCCGGAACCTCGCGACCGGAGCCCAGGCGTTTACGAGCAACGTGTTTCTCGTCGTCGGCGACCGGACAGTTCTGGTCGACGTCGGCAACGAGTTCGACGTGGTCTCGGCGGTCGAAGACCACACTGACGGGCTCGACGCCGTCGTCCTTACCCACACCCACTACGACCACGTCGGGAACCTCGGCGACGTGACGGCGGCCTTCGACGTCGACGTCTGGGGATACGACACGGACCAGGACGGCGTCGATCACGCCATCGCCGACGGCGAGACAGTCACACTCGGTGACGATAGCTACCGCGCGATGCACACGCCGGGCCACAAGAACGACCACCTCTGTCTGTACTCCGAGGACGCGAGCGTTCTCTTCGCGGGCGATCTCGTGTTCGCCAACGGGAGCTTCGGCCGGACAGACCTCGAAGAAGGGGACCGTGATCTGCTGGTCGAGAGTATCGATCGCGTGCTCGATGCCGTCGACGAGGGGTTAGGTGTGATGCACACCGGCCACGGTCCGAGTGTCACCGACAGGGCGTACGAGAATATCGAACTGGCCGTGCAAGCTGCGCGCTTTTGA
- the dph2 gene encoding diphthamide biosynthesis enzyme Dph2, which yields MSQERTEGDLRNTGLSLRHDREWDYELDRIVDAVHERDAETVGLQFPEGLKRRGPAVADDLRRELPDNVQVMISGQPCYGACDLDTYMMRRTDVFVHFGHSPMKESDKIIYVPLFSNVDVFPIMEQAHDEELAPPAEEDAVGLVTTAQHMNKFDEMRSWLEDRGYDVQTRKGDDRLTHEGQVLGCNYASADVDADQILYVGGGKFHPLGLAMEHPDKKVVIADPVNNALTVADTEQFMKQRYASVHKAMDAERWGVIFCTKIGQGRWDQAQEIVENNDDAYLITMDEVTPDRLTNFGMDAYVNTGCPRITTDDGPQFKKPMLTPGEYRIAIGEKPLDSLEFDTFHGTW from the coding sequence ATGAGCCAAGAGCGGACAGAGGGAGACCTCCGAAACACCGGTCTCTCACTCAGACACGACCGCGAGTGGGACTACGAACTCGACCGAATCGTCGACGCCGTCCACGAACGCGACGCCGAGACCGTCGGTCTGCAGTTCCCCGAGGGACTGAAACGGCGTGGCCCGGCCGTCGCCGACGACCTCCGGCGGGAACTCCCCGACAACGTCCAGGTGATGATCTCCGGCCAGCCCTGTTACGGTGCCTGCGACCTGGATACCTACATGATGCGCCGGACGGACGTCTTCGTCCACTTCGGCCACTCGCCGATGAAAGAGTCGGACAAGATCATCTACGTCCCCCTCTTCTCGAACGTCGACGTCTTCCCGATCATGGAACAGGCCCACGACGAGGAGTTGGCGCCGCCCGCGGAGGAAGACGCGGTCGGCCTCGTCACGACCGCCCAGCACATGAACAAGTTCGACGAGATGCGTTCGTGGCTCGAGGACCGCGGCTACGACGTCCAGACGCGCAAGGGTGACGACCGCCTGACCCACGAGGGGCAGGTGCTGGGCTGTAACTACGCCTCGGCCGATGTCGACGCCGACCAGATCCTCTACGTCGGCGGCGGGAAGTTCCACCCGCTCGGGCTGGCGATGGAACACCCCGACAAGAAAGTCGTCATCGCGGACCCGGTCAACAACGCGCTGACGGTCGCGGACACGGAGCAGTTCATGAAACAGCGCTACGCCTCGGTCCACAAGGCGATGGACGCCGAGCGGTGGGGCGTCATCTTCTGTACGAAGATCGGTCAGGGACGGTGGGACCAGGCCCAGGAGATCGTCGAGAACAACGACGACGCCTACCTCATCACGATGGACGAGGTGACGCCCGACCGCCTGACCAACTTCGGGATGGACGCCTACGTCAACACCGGTTGCCCACGCATCACGACCGACGACGGCCCGCAGTTCAAGAAGCCGATGCTCACGCCCGGCGAGTACAGGATCGCGATCGGCGAGAAACCCCTGGACTCCCTGGAGTTCGACACCTTCCACGGCACCTGGTGA
- a CDS encoding helix-turn-helix transcriptional regulator, translating to MSARAVVVVVALLAVSVLAGLPIVSGEQQPQRVQTPEGFEETTFRVTVYANGSARWTIEHRTPLSNESERQQFEEFAGTFESTETALYADFVEQAGLLTQFATNRTGRSMAPSDFRRSASIDPVRRTGAVRMSFQWGNFTQQRDGRTVMSDVFEGGFYIGPDQSFVVQRGPELAFTDARPTPDSRSDPNSLARSETVTWEGERSFNDQRPYVELGPRSVVDTETPTREPTATGSVSGSSGGGDSGGPSGTEGTTPQQSGGGSNWLFVLVAAAVLAVGIAAVWWFGGRGATVTDGADGSGTTPTDAEPTGTDQPDPQEPAVPDEELLSDNDRVLRLLRENGGRMKQVDIVDETDWSKSKVSMLLSDMEADDEISKLRVGRENIVSIAGEEPDAAGSPFEEE from the coding sequence ATGTCTGCCCGGGCCGTGGTGGTCGTGGTCGCTCTCCTGGCAGTCAGTGTACTGGCCGGTCTTCCGATCGTCTCGGGTGAGCAACAGCCCCAGCGGGTACAGACGCCCGAGGGGTTCGAGGAGACGACGTTTCGCGTGACGGTCTATGCCAACGGCTCCGCCCGCTGGACGATCGAACACCGGACGCCGCTGAGCAACGAATCCGAGCGACAGCAGTTCGAGGAGTTCGCTGGAACCTTCGAGTCGACAGAGACGGCTCTGTACGCCGACTTCGTCGAGCAGGCCGGCTTACTGACCCAGTTCGCCACCAACCGGACGGGGCGGTCGATGGCACCCAGCGACTTCCGGCGGTCCGCCTCGATCGATCCGGTGCGACGAACCGGTGCAGTCAGGATGTCGTTTCAGTGGGGGAACTTCACCCAACAGCGGGACGGCCGGACCGTCATGAGCGACGTGTTCGAGGGGGGATTCTACATCGGACCCGACCAGTCGTTCGTCGTCCAGCGCGGTCCGGAACTCGCCTTTACCGACGCTCGGCCGACGCCCGATTCGCGGAGCGACCCGAACTCACTGGCCCGGAGTGAGACTGTCACCTGGGAGGGCGAGCGGTCGTTCAACGATCAGCGGCCCTACGTCGAACTGGGTCCCAGATCCGTCGTCGACACCGAGACGCCGACTCGGGAACCGACGGCGACCGGGTCGGTGTCCGGATCGTCTGGGGGTGGTGACTCCGGCGGCCCCAGCGGAACAGAGGGGACGACGCCACAGCAAAGCGGGGGCGGGTCGAACTGGCTGTTTGTACTCGTCGCCGCCGCGGTTCTCGCGGTTGGAATCGCCGCAGTCTGGTGGTTCGGTGGCCGGGGAGCCACCGTGACGGACGGTGCCGACGGGAGCGGGACGACACCGACCGACGCGGAACCGACGGGGACCGATCAACCGGACCCACAGGAGCCAGCCGTCCCCGACGAGGAACTCCTGAGCGACAACGACCGCGTGCTCCGGCTCCTCAGGGAGAACGGCGGCCGGATGAAACAGGTCGACATCGTCGACGAGACGGACTGGTCGAAATCGAAGGTCAGTATGTTGCTCTCGGATATGGAGGCCGACGACGAGATCAGTAAGCTCCGCGTGGGTCGTGAGAACATCGTCAGCATCGCCGGCGAAGAGCCTGACGCCGCCGGTTCACCGTTCGAGGAAGAGTGA
- the sod gene encoding superoxide dismutase, whose product MTEHSEPELPPLPYDYDALEPHISEQVLTWHHDTHHQGYVNGLEAAEETLAENRESGNFGSSAGALGNVTHNGSGHYLHTLFWDNMDPNGGGEPEGDLLARIEEDFGSYEGWKGEFEAAASAAGGWALLVYDPVAKQLRNVAVDKHDQGALWGSHPILALDVWEHSYYYDYGPARGDFISAFFEVVDWDEVADQYQTAVGHFE is encoded by the coding sequence ATGACTGAACATTCCGAACCCGAGCTTCCACCGCTCCCGTACGACTACGACGCGCTGGAGCCACACATCTCCGAGCAGGTCCTCACCTGGCATCACGACACCCACCACCAGGGGTACGTAAACGGCCTGGAGGCCGCCGAGGAGACACTCGCCGAGAACCGCGAGTCGGGGAACTTCGGTTCCTCGGCCGGCGCGCTGGGGAACGTGACCCACAACGGCAGTGGACACTACCTTCACACGCTGTTCTGGGACAACATGGACCCCAACGGCGGCGGCGAGCCGGAGGGTGACCTGCTGGCCCGCATCGAGGAGGACTTCGGCTCCTACGAGGGCTGGAAGGGCGAGTTCGAGGCAGCTGCCTCGGCCGCCGGTGGCTGGGCGCTGCTGGTCTACGACCCCGTTGCCAAGCAACTGCGCAACGTGGCCGTCGACAAGCACGACCAGGGCGCGCTCTGGGGTTCACACCCCATCCTGGCCCTCGACGTCTGGGAGCACTCGTACTACTACGACTACGGTCCGGCCCGCGGCGACTTCATTTCGGCGTTCTTCGAGGTCGTCGACTGGGACGAGGTCGCGGATCAGTATCAGACCGCAGTCGGGCACTTCGAGTAA
- a CDS encoding YlbF family regulator produces MSIETDTAADPTGDRVEELATEFGDAITELPVYQRLAEAKEAVENDEEAQEAIQEFEQIREEYMLARQTGKASQEDLRNLQQAQQELHDMPVMSEYLQAQNDLELRLQELNEMISEELVVDFGEKAGGCCEDD; encoded by the coding sequence ATGAGCATCGAGACCGATACCGCCGCTGATCCGACCGGTGACCGCGTCGAGGAACTCGCGACCGAGTTCGGCGACGCCATCACCGAGTTGCCCGTCTACCAGCGACTCGCCGAGGCCAAGGAAGCCGTCGAGAACGACGAGGAGGCCCAGGAGGCGATCCAGGAGTTCGAGCAGATCCGCGAGGAGTATATGCTCGCCCGCCAGACCGGCAAGGCCTCCCAGGAGGACCTGCGGAACCTCCAGCAGGCCCAGCAGGAACTCCACGACATGCCGGTGATGAGCGAGTATCTCCAGGCACAGAACGACCTCGAACTGCGCCTGCAGGAACTCAACGAGATGATCTCCGAGGAGTTGGTCGTCGACTTCGGAGAGAAAGCCGGTGGCTGCTGCGAGGACGACTAA
- a CDS encoding RAD55 family ATPase produces the protein MYDLSSVLDFDALRDVRPGSNILLSGPAMSGKERLAYDILADGARNGDGAVVVSTSDGAATIVSDFRELVPEVEESQLGVVDCRGEGGSDNGSVDGAYVHQVSSPGDLTGIGIGITKALEGLHNSGREQGRLALVSLSTMLTYTDKKTVFKFCHVLSSRLDSAGYIGVFTIDSGAHDEQTLQVIKQAFDGLIEIRDAEGGGREGRVLGLAGEPTPWQDI, from the coding sequence ATGTACGATCTCTCATCCGTTCTCGATTTCGACGCGCTTCGCGATGTCCGACCGGGGTCCAATATCCTCCTCTCCGGACCTGCGATGAGTGGCAAAGAACGTCTGGCATACGATATTCTGGCTGATGGCGCACGGAACGGTGACGGTGCCGTGGTCGTCTCGACGAGCGACGGGGCGGCGACGATCGTCAGCGACTTCCGTGAACTCGTCCCCGAAGTCGAAGAGTCACAGCTCGGCGTCGTCGACTGCCGCGGCGAGGGCGGCAGTGACAACGGTTCGGTCGACGGTGCCTACGTCCACCAGGTGTCCTCGCCCGGGGACCTCACCGGCATCGGGATCGGCATCACGAAAGCCCTCGAAGGGCTGCACAACTCCGGTCGCGAACAGGGCCGCCTGGCGCTGGTCTCGCTGTCGACGATGCTGACCTACACCGACAAGAAGACCGTCTTCAAGTTCTGTCACGTCCTGTCCTCGCGACTCGACTCCGCGGGGTATATCGGCGTGTTCACCATCGATTCGGGCGCGCACGACGAGCAGACCCTTCAGGTCATCAAGCAGGCCTTCGACGGACTCATCGAGATCCGTGACGCGGAGGGGGGCGGCCGCGAAGGGCGGGTCCTCGGACTCGCCGGCGAACCGACGCCCTGGCAAGATATCTGA